A window of Microcystis aeruginosa FD4 contains these coding sequences:
- a CDS encoding MBL fold metallo-hydrolase yields MRSETESSPLEVSKTTKPPRLILEGLYAFSPNRETLGGTSYLIVENTGNILVDCPSCDESERDFLREKGVRYLFFTHRGGQGKQSDSLQSWLDCEIILQEQEAYLLPHRQITVFQQQIQLSPTCSGFWTPGHSPGSSCLYWNRHGGVLFTGRHLLPDSKGQPRPLQTAKTFHWLRQLRSQQTILDRFNPETLSYLCPAANTGFLRGRGIIDRAYEKII; encoded by the coding sequence ATGCGATCGGAAACCGAATCGTCCCCTTTAGAGGTTAGCAAAACCACAAAACCCCCTCGATTAATTCTAGAAGGTTTATACGCTTTCTCGCCTAATCGGGAAACCCTAGGGGGAACCTCTTATCTTATTGTAGAAAATACTGGTAATATTCTGGTGGATTGTCCTAGTTGTGACGAGAGCGAGCGGGATTTTCTCCGAGAAAAGGGAGTCCGTTACTTATTTTTTACCCATCGCGGGGGTCAGGGGAAACAGAGCGATTCTCTGCAAAGTTGGCTTGATTGTGAGATTATTCTCCAGGAACAGGAAGCTTATCTGCTTCCTCACCGTCAAATTACCGTTTTTCAGCAGCAAATCCAGTTATCTCCCACTTGTAGCGGTTTTTGGACTCCCGGCCATTCTCCCGGTTCCTCCTGTCTCTACTGGAACCGTCACGGGGGGGTTTTATTTACCGGTCGTCATCTTCTCCCCGACAGCAAGGGTCAACCGCGACCCCTACAGACAGCGAAAACTTTCCACTGGCTGCGGCAATTGCGATCGCAACAGACTATTTTAGACCGTTTTAACCCAGAAACCCTCTCCTATCTTTGTCCGGCGGCCAATACCGGCTTTCTGCGCGGTCGAGGAATTATCGATCGCGCCTACGAAAAAATCATCTGA
- a CDS encoding serine/threonine-protein kinase codes for MELAAGKILSHRYQIIRQLGKGGFGQTFLSCDRQLPNQNRCVIKQFQPQCQDAETVATARRLFETEAKILQELGSHQHIPRLFAYFEENGQFFLVQEYIEGEDLATEITAGVYRQNEEKVVALLTEILSIIEFVHQKQVIHRDVNPFNLIRRRQDDQLVLIDFGAVKQISTQVVKEGKTVSTIAIGTPGYFPSEQAQGYPRFSSDIYAAGIIGLQALTGKAPEDIPLDAHTGEILWQHLAMTSPEFGYIIDRMIRYDFRQRYTSASEALIALRKLGKIHHLAPKTTQGVKPQSRVDRQGKSWLTKILFVSGTIGLIAGAYLGFDYWQNSRNSLGYYQQGQTFYQLKRYTDALNAYGQALKINPDYLEALQGKADTLLALKRYSEALNTYEKAIQINPDSAWPAWLGRGEALDKLDKNQEALESFDRVLSFNPAASQAWQGKADIYLELQQYSAAQKALDKLLTFQQNDAKAWYKKGWSLQNLEDYEGAVKAYDQALAIESDNALIWYQKGNSLYQLNKINDALESYSKAGQFNPQFSQAHYSQGIILQKLGRNSEALEAFTQATKANSNYYQAWLNQGALLHQMERFQEAIASYEKARRISSQKAEVFIGIGNACYRLGDNSQAITAYQQAIQRQKDNPETWKSLGNSWFKLGQYERAIQAYQESLRYRSNDREVQTQKQLAETRWQELQQSSQNQSKEEQVP; via the coding sequence ATGGAACTCGCTGCCGGAAAAATCCTTAGTCATCGCTACCAAATTATCCGTCAATTGGGAAAAGGGGGATTCGGACAGACTTTCTTGTCCTGCGATCGCCAGTTACCCAATCAAAATCGCTGTGTGATCAAACAATTTCAACCCCAGTGCCAGGATGCCGAAACTGTAGCCACCGCTAGACGACTCTTTGAAACCGAGGCGAAAATCCTGCAAGAATTGGGCAGTCATCAGCATATTCCCCGTTTATTTGCCTATTTTGAGGAAAATGGGCAATTTTTCCTCGTGCAAGAATACATTGAAGGGGAAGATTTAGCCACAGAAATTACTGCCGGTGTCTATAGGCAAAATGAAGAGAAAGTGGTGGCTTTATTAACAGAAATTCTCTCAATTATCGAATTTGTCCATCAGAAACAGGTGATCCATCGCGATGTTAATCCCTTCAATCTTATTCGTCGCCGTCAAGATGATCAATTGGTTTTAATTGATTTTGGTGCTGTCAAACAAATTAGCACTCAAGTAGTTAAAGAAGGTAAAACTGTTTCTACCATCGCTATCGGTACCCCGGGTTATTTCCCCAGTGAACAGGCCCAAGGTTATCCCCGTTTTAGTAGTGATATTTATGCCGCCGGTATTATTGGATTACAAGCTTTAACCGGTAAAGCTCCCGAAGATATTCCCCTGGATGCTCACACGGGAGAAATTCTCTGGCAACATTTGGCTATGACTAGCCCCGAGTTTGGTTATATTATCGATCGCATGATCCGCTATGATTTTCGTCAGCGTTATACCAGTGCCAGTGAAGCATTAATCGCTCTGAGAAAATTAGGGAAAATTCATCATCTGGCTCCGAAAACTACCCAGGGGGTGAAACCTCAAAGTCGAGTTGATCGTCAAGGGAAATCTTGGCTAACAAAAATCCTGTTTGTCTCTGGGACAATTGGCTTAATAGCTGGTGCTTATCTGGGTTTTGACTATTGGCAAAATTCTCGTAATTCTCTTGGTTACTATCAACAAGGGCAGACTTTTTATCAACTCAAACGCTATACCGATGCCCTCAATGCCTATGGTCAAGCCTTAAAAATTAATCCCGATTATCTTGAGGCATTACAAGGAAAAGCTGATACTTTATTAGCTTTAAAAAGATACTCGGAAGCTTTAAATACCTACGAAAAAGCTATTCAAATTAACCCAGATTCCGCTTGGCCAGCTTGGCTCGGTCGCGGGGAAGCTTTAGATAAATTAGATAAGAATCAGGAGGCCTTAGAAAGTTTTGATCGGGTCTTATCTTTTAATCCTGCCGCTAGTCAAGCTTGGCAAGGTAAAGCCGATATCTATTTAGAACTGCAACAATATTCCGCCGCCCAAAAAGCTCTTGACAAATTGTTAACTTTTCAGCAAAATGATGCCAAAGCATGGTATAAAAAAGGCTGGTCATTACAAAATCTTGAGGATTATGAAGGGGCAGTTAAAGCCTACGATCAGGCTCTAGCGATCGAGTCAGATAATGCCTTAATTTGGTATCAAAAAGGTAATAGTTTGTATCAATTAAATAAAATTAATGATGCTTTAGAAAGTTATAGCAAAGCCGGACAATTTAATCCTCAATTTTCCCAAGCTCACTATAGTCAAGGGATTATTCTGCAAAAATTAGGTCGCAATTCAGAAGCTTTGGAGGCATTTACTCAAGCAACTAAAGCCAATTCTAATTATTATCAAGCTTGGTTAAATCAAGGGGCATTACTTCATCAAATGGAAAGATTTCAAGAAGCGATCGCATCCTACGAAAAAGCTCGCCGCATTTCTTCCCAAAAAGCCGAAGTTTTTATCGGTATCGGTAACGCTTGCTATCGTTTAGGCGACAATTCCCAAGCTATAACTGCCTATCAACAGGCGATTCAAAGACAAAAAGATAACCCCGAAACCTGGAAAAGTTTAGGCAATAGTTGGTTTAAACTCGGTCAATACGAGCGAGCGATTCAAGCTTATCAAGAATCACTTCGTTATCGTTCCAATGACCGAGAAGTGCAAACACAAAAACAACTGGCAGAAACTCGCTGGCAAGAACTTCAGCAATCTTCCCAAAACCAAAGCAAAGAGGAACAGGTTCCCTAA
- a CDS encoding DUF6687 family protein yields the protein MNCDRYETWIQSVSQRLTPRVKLKTLAEQLTQQENDEAYWQFDGVEEITPRLSLIDATESQISPELFRPQVTDFLLSAPPAWNPFD from the coding sequence ATGAATTGCGATCGTTATGAAACTTGGATTCAGTCTGTTTCCCAACGCTTAACTCCAAGGGTTAAATTGAAAACTCTGGCAGAACAATTAACCCAACAGGAAAACGACGAAGCTTACTGGCAGTTTGATGGGGTAGAGGAGATTACACCTCGATTGTCTTTAATTGATGCAACAGAAAGCCAGATTTCTCCAGAGTTATTTCGCCCTCAGGTGACAGATTTTTTACTTTCCGCTCCCCCTGCTTGGAATCCTTTTGATTAA
- the thiL gene encoding thiamine-phosphate kinase, which translates to MNLTVKDLGEQGLLPILQKYCPAEIIGDDGAILSLKDGYSLVVTTDVLVNNVHFSDLTTSPEDVGWRAAAANLSDLAAMGAEPLGITVGLALTPALAIDWLEGLYRGLSSCLQVYQTAIVGGDVCRATEINISITALGQVAKNEEIRRFNAKVGDSIVVTGYHGLSRAGLELLFHPETGRNLNSAQKKRLIQAHQRPRPRLDCIPHLQKIVKQFPIAGMDSSDGLADAIIQICRCSGVGAEIETIPLHPSLKEYVGAEKALEWALYGGEDFELVLCLPPDSAKELLEKVGEDGAIIGQIVPGKEIKLADGRNLSLSSGFQHF; encoded by the coding sequence ATGAATTTAACCGTTAAAGATTTGGGTGAACAGGGATTGCTACCGATTCTGCAAAAATATTGTCCTGCGGAGATTATCGGTGATGATGGGGCGATTTTATCCCTCAAAGATGGTTATTCTCTCGTCGTCACCACTGATGTTTTAGTGAATAACGTCCACTTTAGCGATCTTACCACCTCTCCCGAAGATGTGGGCTGGCGAGCGGCGGCGGCTAATTTATCCGATTTAGCGGCTATGGGAGCAGAACCCCTGGGAATTACGGTAGGATTGGCTTTAACTCCCGCTCTAGCCATCGATTGGCTAGAAGGACTCTATCGGGGTCTTAGCTCTTGTCTGCAAGTATATCAGACGGCGATCGTTGGTGGTGATGTCTGTCGGGCCACGGAGATTAACATCAGCATCACCGCCCTGGGACAAGTGGCAAAAAATGAAGAAATTAGACGTTTTAACGCAAAAGTGGGCGATAGTATCGTTGTTACAGGTTATCACGGTTTATCGCGGGCTGGATTAGAATTACTCTTCCACCCTGAAACCGGCAGGAATTTAAATTCCGCCCAAAAAAAGCGATTAATCCAAGCTCATCAACGGCCGCGACCGAGACTCGATTGCATACCACATTTACAAAAAATTGTCAAGCAATTTCCCATCGCTGGCATGGATAGCAGTGACGGGTTAGCAGATGCCATCATCCAAATTTGTCGCTGTAGTGGGGTTGGTGCTGAAATCGAGACGATTCCCCTGCATCCAAGCCTGAAAGAATATGTAGGAGCCGAAAAAGCTCTAGAATGGGCTTTATACGGCGGTGAAGACTTTGAGTTAGTTTTGTGTTTGCCCCCGGACAGTGCCAAAGAATTGCTGGAGAAAGTGGGAGAAGATGGGGCGATAATCGGTCAAATTGTCCCCGGGAAAGAGATAAAATTAGCCGACGGTAGAAACCTCAGTTTAAGCTCTGGATTTCAACATTTTTAA
- the lipA gene encoding lipoyl synthase, with translation MDKNYRSNSGVTVKPEWLRVKAPQWQRVGSVKEVLRDLGLNTVCEEASCPNIGECFHAGTATFLIMGPACTRACPYCDIDFEKKPQSLDPTEPLRLAAAVQRLDLNHVVITSVNRDDLADGGASQFVRCIEEVRRISPKTTIEVLIPDLCGNWQALALILAAKPQVFNHNTETVPRLYRRVRPQGDYQRSLELLQRARAIVPATYTKSGIMVGLGETDEEVRQVMRDLRAVDCDLLTIGQYLQPSPKHLAVQEFITPEQFNAWCQYGESLGFLQIVASPLTRSSYHAEQVRTLMNLYPRH, from the coding sequence ATCGACAAAAATTATCGGAGTAATTCAGGCGTGACGGTAAAACCAGAGTGGTTACGGGTAAAAGCACCGCAATGGCAGCGAGTCGGCAGTGTTAAGGAGGTTTTACGCGATTTAGGCTTAAATACCGTTTGTGAGGAGGCTTCTTGTCCCAATATCGGTGAATGTTTCCATGCGGGGACGGCTACCTTTTTAATTATGGGTCCTGCTTGCACTCGCGCCTGTCCTTACTGTGATATCGATTTTGAAAAAAAACCCCAATCTTTAGACCCCACGGAACCCCTGCGACTAGCGGCAGCAGTTCAACGTCTCGATCTTAACCATGTAGTGATCACTTCTGTCAATCGCGATGATTTGGCTGATGGGGGTGCCAGTCAATTTGTCCGTTGCATCGAGGAGGTTCGCCGCATTTCCCCGAAAACCACTATCGAAGTGCTGATTCCCGATCTTTGTGGCAATTGGCAGGCTTTAGCTTTAATTCTTGCCGCTAAACCTCAAGTTTTCAACCACAATACCGAAACTGTTCCCCGTCTCTATCGTCGCGTGCGTCCCCAGGGTGATTACCAGCGTTCTCTAGAATTATTGCAGCGGGCCCGCGCCATTGTTCCCGCTACTTACACAAAATCGGGCATTATGGTGGGATTGGGGGAAACCGATGAGGAAGTGCGGCAAGTGATGCGCGATTTACGGGCCGTCGATTGTGATCTTCTCACCATCGGGCAGTATCTGCAACCATCGCCAAAACATCTCGCTGTGCAGGAATTTATCACCCCCGAACAGTTTAACGCTTGGTGCCAATACGGTGAGTCTCTAGGATTTTTACAAATTGTTGCCAGTCCCTTGACAAGAAGCTCTTATCATGCTGAACAAGTCAGGACGTTAATGAATTTGTATCCGCGACATTAA
- the rdgB gene encoding RdgB/HAM1 family non-canonical purine NTP pyrophosphatase — MKKLILATSNPGKLREIGEYLTDIDLELQLKPDYLEIEETGATFAENAYLKASQIALTLGEWSIADDSGLEVTGLGNAPGIYSARYGQNDRERIERLVRELGDNQDRSARFVCVIAIACPEGEIAFTSTGICTGEILTSPRGEGGFGYDPIFYVPEYALTFAEMSPELKRKISHRGRAFQQLLPHLKTLN, encoded by the coding sequence ATGAAAAAATTAATTCTAGCCACGAGTAACCCGGGTAAATTGCGAGAGATAGGCGAATACTTAACTGATATCGACCTAGAATTGCAGTTAAAACCCGATTATTTAGAGATAGAGGAAACAGGGGCGACCTTTGCCGAAAATGCTTATTTAAAAGCTTCTCAAATTGCCCTAACTTTGGGAGAATGGTCGATCGCCGATGATTCGGGATTGGAAGTAACCGGGTTAGGAAATGCACCGGGGATTTACTCGGCCCGCTACGGTCAAAATGATCGAGAAAGAATCGAGCGCTTAGTCAGAGAATTAGGAGATAATCAGGATCGATCAGCCCGTTTTGTCTGTGTAATTGCGATCGCGTGTCCCGAGGGTGAGATTGCCTTTACTTCCACAGGAATCTGCACGGGAGAAATTCTCACCAGTCCTAGGGGTGAAGGTGGTTTTGGTTATGATCCGATTTTTTATGTTCCCGAATACGCTTTAACCTTTGCGGAAATGTCTCCCGAATTAAAAAGAAAAATTAGCCACCGAGGACGAGCTTTTCAGCAATTACTGCCCCACCTCAAGACTCTGAACTGA
- the aroQ gene encoding type II 3-dehydroquinate dehydratase translates to MNKLSILVLHGPNLNLLGKREPNLYGNVNLETINQFLNEEATRLGVNLTAHQSNQEGQLVDWIQQAWGQHDGILINAGAYTHTSIAIRDALLGTKMACVEVHLSNIYKRESFRHHSYIADIAIGQISGFGAESYRLGLWALVDYLHKNREC, encoded by the coding sequence GTGAATAAACTAAGCATTCTGGTTCTGCACGGGCCGAATTTAAACCTATTGGGGAAAAGAGAGCCGAATCTCTACGGTAACGTTAATTTAGAGACGATTAACCAGTTTTTAAACGAAGAAGCTACCCGTTTAGGGGTGAATTTAACCGCACACCAGTCCAATCAGGAAGGGCAATTAGTGGACTGGATTCAGCAAGCATGGGGTCAGCATGACGGTATTTTGATTAATGCGGGAGCTTATACTCATACCAGTATCGCCATCCGCGACGCACTATTAGGCACAAAAATGGCCTGTGTGGAAGTACACTTAAGCAATATTTACAAACGCGAGTCTTTTCGTCATCATTCCTACATTGCCGATATAGCCATCGGACAGATTAGCGGTTTTGGGGCCGAAAGTTATCGTCTAGGATTATGGGCATTAGTCGATTATTTGCACAAGAATAGAGAATGTTGA
- the ffh gene encoding signal recognition particle protein, with protein MFDALADRLEDAWKKLRGQDKISSANIQDTLKEVRRALLEADVNLQVVKGFIAEVEKQALGAEVISGVNPGQQFIKIVYDELVKIMGESNVPLAQADKPPTVILMAGLQGTGKTTATAKLALYLRKQSKSCLMVATDVYRPAAIDQLITLGKQINVPVFEMGSQANPVDIARQGVEKAKELGVDTVIIDTAGRLQIDTQMMGQLAQIKKIVKPDDTLLVVDAMTGQEAANLTHTFHQQIGITGAILTKLDGDTRGGAALSVRQISGQPIKFVGVGEKVEALEPFYPDRLASRILNMGDVLTLVEKAQEQLDLEDAAKMQAKILEAKFDFNDFLKQMRLLKNMGSLGGVLKLIPGLGKLSGTDIEKGEKELKRTEAMINSMTAEERTNPDLLAKSPNRRRRIAKGSGHPETEVTKLISNFTRMRSMMQQMGRGQMPSLPGMPGMGGGMFGGGQPAPGFRGQGGSPKKPKKTKKKKGFGDL; from the coding sequence ATGTTCGACGCACTGGCCGACCGCTTAGAAGACGCATGGAAAAAGTTACGAGGTCAAGATAAAATCTCCTCGGCCAACATACAAGATACCCTAAAAGAAGTCCGGCGGGCTTTATTAGAAGCAGATGTCAACCTACAGGTGGTCAAGGGATTTATTGCTGAGGTCGAGAAACAAGCCCTCGGCGCTGAAGTTATTTCTGGAGTCAATCCCGGTCAGCAATTTATCAAAATTGTCTACGATGAATTAGTCAAAATCATGGGGGAAAGCAACGTCCCCCTAGCGCAGGCCGATAAACCCCCCACCGTAATTTTAATGGCTGGGTTGCAAGGGACAGGAAAAACCACCGCCACCGCTAAATTAGCCCTATATCTCCGCAAACAGTCGAAAAGCTGCCTGATGGTGGCTACCGATGTCTACCGTCCGGCGGCCATTGACCAATTAATCACCCTCGGTAAACAGATTAACGTTCCCGTTTTTGAGATGGGTTCTCAGGCTAATCCCGTCGATATCGCCCGTCAAGGTGTGGAAAAAGCCAAAGAATTAGGCGTAGATACGGTTATCATCGACACAGCCGGTCGTTTGCAGATAGACACCCAGATGATGGGCCAACTAGCACAAATCAAGAAAATTGTCAAGCCTGACGACACTTTATTAGTGGTGGATGCGATGACCGGCCAGGAAGCGGCCAATCTCACCCACACTTTTCACCAACAAATCGGCATCACGGGGGCAATTCTCACCAAACTTGACGGTGATACTCGCGGTGGGGCTGCCTTATCAGTGCGGCAAATATCGGGACAACCGATTAAATTTGTTGGGGTTGGGGAAAAAGTCGAGGCTTTAGAGCCATTTTATCCCGATCGCCTTGCTAGTCGCATCCTCAATATGGGTGATGTCCTCACCCTAGTGGAAAAAGCTCAGGAACAGTTAGACCTGGAAGACGCAGCCAAAATGCAGGCCAAGATTTTAGAGGCTAAGTTTGATTTTAATGACTTCCTCAAACAGATGCGGCTGTTAAAAAATATGGGTTCCTTGGGGGGAGTCTTAAAATTAATCCCCGGTCTGGGCAAACTGAGCGGGACGGACATCGAAAAGGGCGAAAAAGAGTTAAAACGCACGGAAGCGATGATTAATTCCATGACCGCGGAGGAACGCACTAACCCCGATTTGTTGGCTAAGTCTCCTAATCGTCGTCGTCGCATTGCCAAGGGTTCAGGACATCCAGAAACGGAAGTTACCAAACTAATTTCTAATTTCACCAGAATGCGATCGATGATGCAACAGATGGGGCGGGGACAAATGCCCAGTCTGCCCGGGATGCCGGGGATGGGGGGCGGAATGTTTGGAGGTGGTCAACCGGCACCGGGATTTCGTGGTCAAGGTGGCAGCCCGAAAAAACCGAAGAAAACCAAGAAAAAGAAAGGTTTTGGCGATTTATAG
- the pyrH gene encoding UMP kinase: protein MAYKRVLLKLSGEALMGNLGYGIDPMVVSAIAQEISEVVDQGIQLAIVVGGGNIFRGVKAASAGMDRATADYIGMIATVMNAMTLQDALERAQVPTRVLTAIAMQELAEPYIRRRAIRHLEKGRVVVFGAGSGNPFFTTDTTAALRAAEIDAEVVFKATKVDGVYDSDPSHNPKARRFQSLTYGHVLTHDLRVMDGTAIALCKENNIPIVVFDLSVAGNIVRAVKGEPVGTLVGGFCEVS from the coding sequence ATGGCGTACAAGCGGGTATTATTAAAACTGAGTGGGGAGGCCCTGATGGGCAATCTCGGCTATGGGATCGACCCGATGGTGGTTTCCGCTATCGCCCAGGAAATCTCCGAAGTGGTTGACCAGGGCATCCAATTGGCGATCGTAGTCGGTGGGGGCAATATTTTTCGCGGGGTGAAAGCCGCCTCGGCCGGCATGGATCGGGCTACAGCCGATTATATTGGTATGATAGCAACAGTCATGAACGCTATGACCTTGCAGGATGCCCTAGAACGAGCGCAAGTACCGACTAGGGTATTAACAGCGATCGCGATGCAGGAATTAGCTGAACCCTACATCCGCCGGCGGGCAATCCGTCATCTGGAAAAAGGTCGGGTGGTGGTTTTCGGTGCGGGATCGGGTAATCCTTTCTTTACCACCGATACCACGGCGGCCTTGCGCGCTGCCGAAATCGATGCGGAAGTGGTGTTTAAAGCGACGAAAGTGGATGGAGTTTATGATTCCGATCCCTCCCATAACCCTAAGGCGCGACGCTTTCAAAGTCTCACCTACGGTCATGTGCTGACTCATGATCTGCGGGTGATGGACGGAACGGCGATCGCTCTGTGCAAGGAAAATAATATCCCGATAGTCGTTTTCGATCTGTCGGTAGCAGGTAATATTGTTCGCGCTGTCAAAGGTGAACCCGTTGGAACATTGGTAGGAGGATTCTGTGAAGTTAGCTGA
- a CDS encoding ISAzo13-like element transposase-related protein produces MPPYLQEKVYRDEELSCRQTLGDILNRMGYSLKKTQKIKPLKKIPETDGIFENVSQANQSADNQTKSLRISLDSKAKVKIAN; encoded by the coding sequence GTGCCTCCCTACTTACAAGAAAAAGTCTACAGGGATGAAGAATTGTCCTGTCGTCAAACCCTTGGAGATATCCTGAATCGAATGGGCTATAGTTTAAAAAAAACACAAAAAATAAAACCGCTCAAGAAAATACCAGAAACCGATGGGATTTTTGAGAATGTATCTCAAGCCAATCAATCGGCTGATAATCAGACTAAATCTTTAAGAATTTCCTTGGATAGCAAAGCTAAAGTCAAGATAGCTAATTGA
- the frr gene encoding ribosome recycling factor, with amino-acid sequence MQKTVESTQRAFNTIRTGRANASLLDRIVVEYYGMETPLKSLATISTPDATTIAIQPFDRTSMGAIEKAISLSDVGLTPSNDGQTIRLNIPPLTSDRRKELVKLAAKLAEEGKVAVRNIRRDAIDAIRKQEKGHEISEDESRDLQDQVQKSTDKFIAKIEDLLATKEKDIMTV; translated from the coding sequence ATGCAGAAAACCGTCGAATCGACCCAGAGAGCTTTTAATACGATTCGCACCGGCCGCGCAAATGCTTCTCTTTTAGATCGGATCGTGGTGGAGTATTATGGCATGGAAACTCCCCTCAAGTCCCTAGCGACCATTAGCACTCCCGACGCAACCACAATCGCCATTCAACCCTTCGATCGTACCAGTATGGGGGCGATCGAAAAGGCGATTTCTCTCTCGGACGTGGGTTTAACTCCCAGTAATGACGGTCAGACCATTCGTTTAAATATCCCTCCCCTCACCAGCGATCGCCGCAAGGAATTGGTCAAATTGGCGGCGAAATTGGCCGAAGAGGGAAAGGTGGCCGTCCGCAATATTCGCCGGGATGCGATCGATGCTATCCGTAAACAGGAAAAAGGTCACGAAATTTCTGAGGATGAATCCAGGGATTTACAGGATCAAGTCCAGAAATCCACCGATAAATTTATTGCCAAAATCGAGGATTTATTAGCGACAAAAGAAAAAGATATCATGACCGTTTAA
- a CDS encoding aromatic ring-hydroxylating dioxygenase subunit alpha: MLTSTATYPVGGTDIDRFDCRQVWYPIYYVKDLDKKQPQRFTLLEEDLVIWWDKNQQEWRVFEDKCPHRLAPLSEGRLNESGHLECPYHGWSFSGGGNCEFIPQQPENSQANTSRRACVRSFPTAIRQGLLFVYAGNPENAPLTTIPIIEPMEEDADAWICLDTFRDLPYSAVTLMENIIDSSHIPYTHHLTIGNRANAAPLELEIIESNRQGFKGIWPEGPRKGQLGQQYSNFIAPGFIYHDLTSEKFGRTLTAVYATPIRQGECRLFARFPFKFNSKLPKFFIKLTPTWYSHINQNAILEDDQIFLYYQQRYLQAQGDSKNFSQACYLPTKADLFVFEYRNWVNQYQADPFAGQPFPPRQSKEILLERYQSHTKNCAVCQGALKNINRLRGLTLAIAIILGLSLPLLALIFGQSALLPVTVLTALTVIMVGAYWRLGELKKQFYQGRELLPRNTGKKSGS; the protein is encoded by the coding sequence ATGTTGACCAGCACTGCTACCTATCCCGTCGGGGGAACAGATATCGATCGCTTTGATTGTCGTCAAGTTTGGTATCCTATCTACTACGTCAAAGATTTAGACAAAAAGCAGCCCCAACGCTTTACTCTTCTAGAAGAGGATTTAGTGATTTGGTGGGACAAAAATCAGCAAGAATGGCGAGTTTTCGAGGATAAATGTCCCCATCGTCTCGCTCCTCTCTCAGAAGGTCGTCTTAACGAAAGCGGACATCTAGAATGTCCCTATCACGGTTGGTCTTTTTCCGGAGGGGGAAACTGTGAATTTATTCCCCAACAACCGGAGAACAGTCAAGCTAACACCTCTCGACGCGCTTGTGTGCGGTCTTTTCCCACGGCTATCCGTCAGGGATTATTATTCGTTTATGCGGGTAATCCCGAAAATGCTCCCCTGACTACGATTCCGATTATTGAACCCATGGAGGAGGATGCTGATGCTTGGATTTGTTTGGATACCTTCCGAGATCTACCCTACTCGGCCGTCACTCTAATGGAAAATATTATTGATTCTAGTCATATTCCCTATACCCATCATCTCACCATCGGTAATCGGGCCAATGCCGCTCCTCTGGAATTAGAAATTATCGAGTCCAATCGTCAGGGATTTAAGGGAATTTGGCCCGAAGGACCGCGTAAAGGTCAATTAGGTCAGCAATACAGCAATTTTATCGCCCCCGGATTCATTTACCACGATCTCACCTCGGAAAAGTTCGGACGGACTTTAACCGCGGTCTATGCAACTCCCATCCGTCAGGGAGAATGTCGTCTCTTTGCGCGTTTTCCCTTTAAATTTAACTCTAAGTTGCCGAAATTCTTCATTAAGCTTACCCCCACTTGGTATTCCCACATCAATCAAAACGCTATTCTTGAAGATGATCAGATTTTTCTCTACTATCAACAGCGTTATCTACAAGCTCAGGGGGATAGTAAGAATTTTAGTCAAGCTTGTTATCTCCCCACCAAAGCGGATTTATTCGTGTTTGAGTATCGCAATTGGGTTAATCAATACCAAGCTGATCCTTTCGCTGGTCAACCTTTCCCCCCCCGACAATCAAAAGAGATTCTCCTCGAACGCTATCAGTCCCATACCAAAAATTGTGCTGTTTGTCAAGGGGCTTTAAAAAATATTAATCGTCTCCGGGGGTTAACATTAGCGATCGCTATTATTCTTGGTCTATCTTTACCACTTTTGGCCCTAATTTTCGGTCAATCAGCCCTCCTTCCCGTGACAGTGCTGACAGCATTAACTGTAATTATGGTGGGAGCTTATTGGCGCTTGGGAGAACTGAAAAAACAGTTTTATCAAGGACGGGAATTATTGCCGAGAAATACCGGTAAAAAGAGCGGAAGTTAG